ACTATACAAGGGCGCCACACCTCACTCACCTGTTACATACATAAGAAGCCTATTTAAATGGTTGACATCGAAAGCAAAATTTGGTTGgaatgtgcggtcctggcacagtggttatcacccacgctttgtattctgtcggTCCCGGGTTCGAATCCCGccacctccaatttccaaGCCCTCCACTCCCTCCATGCTCTCCTCCCACCACCCTCTCCTCCCTCCCACCCCATATCCATATCATCATTCAAGATTCGCAAgattcatcggattacgcaagattctacatcTTCATCACAACGgattacgcaagattctacatcCGGACTTCGGACATCTATCATCTATATCCATCATCTACATCCAATCGCTGGATATCtatcaagaaagaagagaagaaaggaagagaagaaaagaagagccatgcctactataaaggggctaaatatggcagaaaaaaaaatcgatctgtagtaccgttcactacattGAAGATCGACCCACAGGTGGAGAAGGGGTAATCGGAGcttgtaggttgttcgtaagcctccccatggccactaggttcatggatgcaggcagctaatcatcgagcAATGTGACCCCCTTCGAtaccgttttttgtttttcttttcttcttaatatGTTCACCAGTAGGGCGTGCCTAGCAGGCTAGTATTTCAATAAAATTACGGTTGTTACATTACACCATACAGCCATCTGCACCTCCAAGCTTTACCCCGGGTTGATCCGTTGCTCCATGGCCCGATCGATGATGGATTGCTTTGATTGTTCACGTGGGTTTTCCGGTGTACGGTGCACTGGGGAATTGCCCGACCAGGATCGTGGATCGCAACGTTGCGTGTATAGCCGTTTCAGCACCGATTCGCTGAGAGAAACCACAGCTACTGCAGAATAAACCACACTTTCTGTCGGGTCTGATCTTTTTTCCACTGGGGCTGAAGCGAATTGGGTCGAGCCCTACTTACAAAGTGCAAGTTTTTGTGAATTGACAATGTTGCACATGGTTCTTGTTCAAATACATCCTTGAAAATTAACGAACGGATAGTTAAAAATTTTACCCAAAAAAGTGCCTTAAACGTATGTTCAGTACGTCATAAATGTTaacttaaatatttttaaagtgACTGTTACGTTGAACGGTTTAGTGCTCTTTAAAATCAAAAGTTTTTCGAAAAGTACGCGCTGACATTACCTGTCCTAGAAGACCATTGTCACAATGGAGACTAACATTTCATTATCTCGACTGAAAGAGCCGGAATTTTTTCCAGAATGTTGGAAAACAATAATGACAGGTGAAATATTCATATCTGTCCtacttcttaaaaaaaaaaaataaacctaaTAATAAGTTCTTGACACCATCAGGAGTTGTGGCCTTTGTTGATGTTCGGACTGGTTCTGACAATCGGTCAAAAAGTGTTGCtacagaaatggaaaaaatgggTGCTGAAGTTGTGGGGAATTTCTCAAAAAGAGTCACACATGTTGTATTTAAGGATGGCTCAAAACctatttatgacaaagcaaaGGCATTAGGCATCCCAATTGTGTCCTATTTATGGGTTGTTGCTTgcaaagaaaagggagaaatGGTTTCTACCGAAGAACATGCAGCCATTAATTCACAAGATTATGATTCCGAGTTCTTCAAGTGGAGGGTAAAGCTAAGCTTTTGTTTAGTTTAGTTCAAAGCAACTTTTTGACAAGAGATGTTTTCTTACTCATAGAAAGTCAAATCAATGCAGCCAAAGGAACTTGATGAAGAACTACAAATGGCAGAGAAGCGGCTTGACAGAAGGAGGAAAAAGGTTAGGCAAAGTTTGTTGCTTACTGGTGAAAGTAGTGAGGAGCCTCCACTACTATTCACACCTATTgctgaaagaaaatcaataattgATACGTTAATTGAAAGTTCACCTGCTTGCCAAGAAAGGTAAAATTCTTTTGTATGTCTTAGTGGACAAGCAAAAGTAAATACATATAAAATTTCTACAAATCTTattaattcttattttttgtctaCTCTGCTTTTCAGGATTCAGCAACAGCTAGCTTCTGGAAAAACCTGTAATGATGTATTTACTGTaaatgagaaagaagaagaagattttgacACCTTTTTTGACACCCCTCTAATGATAAAATTTATTAGCAAGTATACATACTGCTACATTAAAAATACAGGATACATTTTATacattattttcttattttaaggAACTACTATTCTCCTATGGACCCCACTCCTTCGTCCATCAGAAAAATATTAGCTAATGTCCGACAGAATTCGGCAAAAACTGCAACGACACCTAGCATGAGCAATCATCAAAGGAAAGGAGACGTTAGTTCAGGAAAAACGTCCGCTGAGAAAGCGGTTCGCGTAACAATACCTGGCTCGCCATTGGgccaaataaacaaaactactgaaaacaacaacaagcgaaAGACGTGCTCGAGCATGTCTTCAGCAGcaaaaaagcgaaaagaaaacaccgAGAATATAATAGAGAAACTTCCTCGTCGGAAGTTGCTTTTCCAGCCCACGAGGCTGCATCTGCCGCAGGATCCCCTCGTTGCTTTTACTCCCGACGAAAGtccaaagaaagagaagaaaaatcatcCTTGTTTTTCCCAAGTCGGAACAAATGCTAAATCCCACTTGATTCCGTACTCTACAAGCGTTAAATTGAGTCCTAAAAGTGGCACATCACCTCGGCGTGACAGTTTGGCCGATTTCAGGCTGTCAACTccgaaaaaacgaaacgatcAAAGATTATCTAGTGCCACGCTAGTATGCACCAGCCTGCATGCAGAGTAAGAAAcatgtttttaattaaactgACACTACATACGTTACGtttacttttctctttttatttgcaGGTCCATAAAGATAGTAGAAAAAGCAAtcgaacaaatgaaaagattCAAGTTAATAGACGTAGTCAATGATACAACCACTCATGTAATATGCGGAGATTCACGGAGAACTTTAAATGTTATGCGTGGTGTTGTACGGGGTGCCAAAATCGTGACGTTTAACTGGGTATGTTTCTGTATTCTGTTAATGAAACAACTGCTGAACGAAAATTCCCCTGGTGTGTATTAGATAACTGATTCGATGGCCagcggaaaatttttaaatgaaaatgactACCAGATTGAGAGATTCTCCAGTGCCGCTTCGCTGTACCGTGGAAAAAACAAGTGTCTCTTTGGGGACTATGAAGCCATTTACGTCAGTAAGAAGTCGCCAATTCCCCCTTCAGACCTGTGCGATATGATCCAATGCGCTGGAGGAAACTTGACAAGTGTTTCAAAAAAAGCCTCCCTCATCGTTGGTCAGTTAAAACCAGAGGCTAACGTTCCTTGTGTTGCTAGCATTTGGATTTTAGATTGTATTGAAAAAGGAGTGACCCTTCCGTTGACTGATTACTTCATGAAAAAGTTCTAGTTCTGTTCGTGATATATGAAATTTTTCGATAACCGAAGGCTGATGACGTCGTCGAATGCATGTGAGACCACTCAGTTCATTGTGTTTTGTGCTCAATCCCCGGAAAGGCTggaaacaaatacaaaaaatctcaaaatttCTACGTCCTTATTGTTTCACAGTCAAGGTCAAATTGACCTCACACGTGACTTGAACTCCACTCCTCTAGAAATTATCATATTTTTCAGAGAGAAGGGGAGGGTGCCCTCGGCGTTTCTTTGTCGTCAAGGGGTTTCCTAGTCCTAGACTGGTAGACTGCAAGTGGGCGTAGTGATCAGTCTGCTCGTGCCAGAGTTGGACAACGGAGCGGTTGTATTTGCTTGTCGACTTAACCACGTGTGTGCAAATCAGTTTAAAAGCCATGAAAGCTGTTCTAGTTCTCGAAAATGGAGCTTACTTCATCGGCCAGCATTTCGGTGCTCCAGTCAACACGTCAGGCGAAGTCGGTGAGTAACGTTGACAAAAGGTTTTCTGCAAATTTTGTAGTGTGGtactcaaaatttaaattggtgTATCGCAATGTATAGTATTTCAAACGGGTATGGTGGGATATCCCGAATCGCTGACGGATCCATCTTATTGTGCTCAAATCCTCGTGCCAACGTACCCATTGATCGGAAATTATGGAGTGCCAAGCAAAGAACTCGATGAATTTCAGCTTCCAAAGTATGAccttttttaattgttcagTTTAATTTACCTAAACATCAGATTCAAAACGACGTTTTGTTTCTAAACTTGAAATGGAGGGACACATGTAATACGTGCCACGTAACGCCATCTTTGAAAACCATCTTATCGTTGGTTGTGTTTCGGCGGGACTGCTAAATCTGCTTTTTGGTTGATTTTAGATGGTTCGAATCACGTCGAATTTGGGCAGCTGGGCTCATCGTGTCTGAGTTGTGTGAAGTACCCAGCCATTGGAGTCAGGATCAGACACTCGATAGTTGGCTTAAAAATGAAGGAATACCAGGCATTAGCGGGATTGACACTCGTCAATTAACGCAAATGATTCGTCAAAAAGGCACTGTACttggaaaaattttattggGCGAAGCCATTCCCAAAGAATTGGGTGGATGGGATGATCCTAATCGCCGCAACTTGGTGGAAGAAGTTTCGATTAAGGTAGAAAGAAATCAGTTTTTATCGTTATCAAGATCATTTCAACTCTGTTTCCCCTTAGACACCACAAACCTACAATCCTGAAGGCAGCCCTCGGATTTGTGCCATCGATTGTGGACTGAAATACCATCAGCTCCGATGTTTCTTATCTCGAGGTGCTCGAGTTGATCTTGTCCCATGGAACCATTCGTTAAACCCCTCCGAATACGACGGATTGTTCATCAGTAATGGCCCTGGCGATCCTTCGCAATGTGAAGAAACAATTGCCAATCTTCGTCGCTTATTATCATCCAGCACAAAGCCCATTTTTGGCATTTGTCTTGGTCACCAACTCTTAGCATTAGCTGCTGGCTTCACTACTTTCAAGATGAAGTACGGCAATCGTGGAGTCAACCAGCCCTGTACTCACGAAGGCACTGGTCGATGCTTTATCACTTCCCAAAATCACGGTTTCGCTGTCAAAGCGGATCAGCCCTCTGATCCAGAATGGTGTCCACTCTTTACCAACGCCAATGATGGTACAAATGAAGGCATCGTTCATAAAACGTTGCCATTTTTCAGGTAATGTTGTGATTATAGGTATATTTCTGAATCTCACAACTAACCAATTGCAATCTGATAGTGTGCAATTCCATCCTGAACACATGGCGGGTCCGGAAGATTTAGAAGATCTGTTTACGGTATTTTTGGACGCTGTCAACAATTCTCGAGTCGGAAACATGGTTCCTTGTGTCCAAGAACGTATCCAACAATATCTTGCAGCTGATTGCAAGCCATCACCCATGTCACTCGACGGAATTTGTAGACCCCGAAAAATTTTGCTTCTTGGATCCGGTGGACTTTCAATTGGCCAGGCCGGTGAATTTGATTATTCCGGTTCACAGGCCATCAAGGCTTTAAAAGAAGAGGGAATTCATTCGATTCTTATCAATCCCAACATCGCAACTGTCCAGACATCGAAAGGTATGGCCGACAAAGTCTATTTCCTCCCCATCACGCCGCACTACGTCAAGCAGGTGATTCGTCAAGAGCGACCTGAAGGCATTCTTTTAACTTTTGGTGGCCAAACGGCTCTTAACTGCGGCATTGAGTTGAACAAATCtggaattttggaaaaatatgGGGTTAAAGTACTTGGCACTCCTATTCAATCCATCATCGAGTCTGAAGATCGTAAATTGTTTTCCGAAAAAGTGGCCGAAGTTGGAGAAAGAGTTGCTCCTAGTGCGGCGGCCTATTCGTTAGAAGAGGCACTTGAAGCTGCTGAAAAATTGGGCTATCCGGTTCTTGCTCGGGCAGCCTACACACTCGGAGGATTGGGCTCTGGCTTTGCCGACAATCCCGAACAATTACGTTCACTGGCACAATCGGCTTTCGCCCATTCCAGCCAGTTGATTATCGACAAGTCTCTGAAAGGATGGAAAGAAGTCGAGTACGAAGTTGTCCGCGACGCCTACAACAATTGCATTACTGTCTGCAACATGGAGAATGTGGACCCGCTCGGCATTCATACCGGAGAGTCCATTGTCGTTGCACCCAGCCAGACATTGACCAACAGGGAGTACAACATGCTGAGAACGACAGCCATCAAAGTCGTCCGGCATCTGGGGGTCGTGGGTGAATGCAACATCCAATACGCACTTAATCCCAATTCGCAAGAATACTACATTATCGAAGTCAATGCTCGCCTATCGCGCAGCTCGGCGCTGGCCAGTAAAGCCACTGGCTACCCTTTAGCTTACATTGCAGCTAAGCTAGCCCTGGGTATTCCATTGCCCGTTTTGCGCAACTCGGTAACTGAATCGACCACCGCTTGCTTCGAGCCCAGCATGGACTACTGCGTCGTCAAAATTCCTCGTTGGGATTTAAGCAAATTTATGCGTGTTAGCGCTAAAATCGGAAGCTCCATGAAGAGTGTAGGAGAAGTCATGGCCGTCGGCCGTCGCTTTGAAGAAGCTTTCCAAAAAGCGATGCGGATGGTGGACGAAAATGTTTTAGGATTTGATCCCAATCTCAACACAGTATCCGACGTGGAGCTTGAGAGCCCAACAGACAAGCGCATGTTCGTCCTAGCCGCAGCTCTTAAAAAAGGTTACACCGTCGATCGTCTCTACGAGTTGACCAAGATCGATCGCTGGTTCCTTGTGAAAATGCAAAACATCATTAGCTGTTACAACAATTTGGAGGCGCAATGCGAAAAAGAATTGACAAGCCAACTTCTCCTAGAGGCCAAACAAATGGGTTTCTCCGACAAACAAATAGCTTCCTGCATCGGAAGTACAGAGCTTGCAATCCGAAGCAAACGAGAAGAATACGGTATCATTTTTTGCTAACAATTTCAATCGTTTGATGTTAAATATTCATTCCATTCCTTAGCAATAACGCCGTTTGTCAAGCAAATAGACACAGTAGCTGCTGAATGGCCGGCTCATACGAACTATCTCTACCTGACGTATAATGGAAGTTCGCACGACTTGACTTTTCCCGGAGGGTACACGATGGTTATCGGTAATTGCTTATCATTGTTGCTATCTACGTGAATTCTAAATGATTTTCATTGTACTTTAGGGTCTGGCGTATATCGTATCGGTAGTTCAGTAGAATTTGATTGGTGTGCTGTTGGTTGCTTGCGAGAGCTTCGTAACCTTGGCAGAAAGACAATTATGATCAATTACAATCCCGAAACGGTCAGCACGGACTACGACATGTGCGATCGGCTCTATTTCGAAGAAATTACTTTTGAGGTAACgctcttatttcatttttcacgaaTATTGATGTTAAAATCTGCTTTCCTAGGTCGTCATGGATATCTATAACCTGGAAGCCCCCGAAGGTGTCATTCTTAGCATGGGAGGTCAATTACCTAACAACATTGCCATGGAACTCCACCGACAACGTGCCAAAATTCTCGGAACGCTTCCTGAGAGTATTGACTGCGCCGAGAATCGTTTCAAGTTCTCGCGTATGCTCGATCGAATTGGCATCTTGCAACCCAGATGGAAAGAGTTGACCAACTTGAAATTGGCCATTGAATTTTGCGAAGACGTCGGTTTTCCGTGCCTCGTGCGGCCATCCTACGTACTCAGTGGAGCAGCCATGAACGTTGCCCACTCGCCGCAGGATTTGGAAACTTATCTGAGCAAAGCTAGCGCAATTTCTAAAGAGTATCCAGTCGTAATCTCCAAATTCATCCTTGAAGCCAAGGTAAATGACCTGTCTAATTGACCTTGTCTTTTTAATACGCCATAACCTGTAATTTTCTTAATGGAGGAAATTGATGTTGATGCTGTCGCTCAAGATGGGCAATTGCTTTGTATGGCCGTATCGGAACATGTTGAGAACGCAGGCGTGCACTCTGGTGATGCAACTCTTGTAACTCCGCCTCAGGATCTCAACAACGAAACATTGAGCAAAATCCAAAACATATGCCGCGCCATCGCGATGTCCTTGGAAGTCTCGGGTCCATTCAACATGCAACTCATCGCCAAGGTGAACAATCTAAACCAGTTTATCTGTCTATATAATCTTCTTAATTCGtttgcttctttttatttaaaaaacaggaTAACGAACTGCAGGTTATCGAGTGCAATCTGAGAGTGTC
The nucleotide sequence above comes from Daphnia carinata strain CSIRO-1 chromosome 3, CSIRO_AGI_Dcar_HiC_V3, whole genome shotgun sequence. Encoded proteins:
- the LOC130698619 gene encoding microcephalin-like is translated as METNISLSRLKEPEFFPECWKTIMTGVVAFVDVRTGSDNRSKSVATEMEKMGAEVVGNFSKRVTHVVFKDGSKPIYDKAKALGIPIVSYLWVVACKEKGEMVSTEEHAAINSQDYDSEFFKWRKVKSMQPKELDEELQMAEKRLDRRRKKVRQSLLLTGESSEEPPLLFTPIAERKSIIDTLIESSPACQERIQQQLASGKTCNDVFTVNEKEEEDFDTFFDTPLMIKFISKNYYSPMDPTPSSIRKILANVRQNSAKTATTPSMSNHQRKGDVSSGKTSAEKAVRVTIPGSPLGQINKTTENNNKRKTCSSMSSAAKKRKENTENIIEKLPRRKLLFQPTRLHLPQDPLVAFTPDESPKKEKKNHPCFSQVGTNAKSHLIPYSTSVKLSPKSGTSPRRDSLADFRLSTPKKRNDQRLSSATLVCTSLHAESIKIVEKAIEQMKRFKLIDVVNDTTTHVICGDSRRTLNVMRGVVRGAKIVTFNWITDSMASGKFLNENDYQIERFSSAASLYRGKNKCLFGDYEAIYVSKKSPIPPSDLCDMIQCAGGNLTSVSKKASLIVGQLKPEANVPCVASIWILDCIEKGVTLPLTDYFMKKF
- the LOC130698623 gene encoding CAD protein-like — its product is MKAVLVLENGAYFIGQHFGAPVNTSGEVVFQTGMVGYPESLTDPSYCAQILVPTYPLIGNYGVPSKELDEFQLPKWFESRRIWAAGLIVSELCEVPSHWSQDQTLDSWLKNEGIPGISGIDTRQLTQMIRQKGTVLGKILLGEAIPKELGGWDDPNRRNLVEEVSIKTPQTYNPEGSPRICAIDCGLKYHQLRCFLSRGARVDLVPWNHSLNPSEYDGLFISNGPGDPSQCEETIANLRRLLSSSTKPIFGICLGHQLLALAAGFTTFKMKYGNRGVNQPCTHEGTGRCFITSQNHGFAVKADQPSDPEWCPLFTNANDGTNEGIVHKTLPFFSVQFHPEHMAGPEDLEDLFTVFLDAVNNSRVGNMVPCVQERIQQYLAADCKPSPMSLDGICRPRKILLLGSGGLSIGQAGEFDYSGSQAIKALKEEGIHSILINPNIATVQTSKGMADKVYFLPITPHYVKQVIRQERPEGILLTFGGQTALNCGIELNKSGILEKYGVKVLGTPIQSIIESEDRKLFSEKVAEVGERVAPSAAAYSLEEALEAAEKLGYPVLARAAYTLGGLGSGFADNPEQLRSLAQSAFAHSSQLIIDKSLKGWKEVEYEVVRDAYNNCITVCNMENVDPLGIHTGESIVVAPSQTLTNREYNMLRTTAIKVVRHLGVVGECNIQYALNPNSQEYYIIEVNARLSRSSALASKATGYPLAYIAAKLALGIPLPVLRNSVTESTTACFEPSMDYCVVKIPRWDLSKFMRVSAKIGSSMKSVGEVMAVGRRFEEAFQKAMRMVDENVLGFDPNLNTVSDVELESPTDKRMFVLAAALKKGYTVDRLYELTKIDRWFLVKMQNIISCYNNLEAQCEKELTSQLLLEAKQMGFSDKQIASCIGSTELAIRSKREEYAITPFVKQIDTVAAEWPAHTNYLYLTYNGSSHDLTFPGGYTMVIGSGVYRIGSSVEFDWCAVGCLRELRNLGRKTIMINYNPETVSTDYDMCDRLYFEEITFEVVMDIYNLEAPEGVILSMGGQLPNNIAMELHRQRAKILGTLPESIDCAENRFKFSRMLDRIGILQPRWKELTNLKLAIEFCEDVGFPCLVRPSYVLSGAAMNVAHSPQDLETYLSKASAISKEYPVVISKFILEAKEIDVDAVAQDGQLLCMAVSEHVENAGVHSGDATLVTPPQDLNNETLSKIQNICRAIAMSLEVSGPFNMQLIAKDNELQVIECNLRVSRSFPFVSKTLEHDFIAMATRVIVGQRVDPVDVLRGCDKVGVKVPQFSFSRLAGADVMLGVEMASTGEVACFGENRYEAYLKALMSTGMAIPKNSILLSVGSYKHKNEMLPSVRTLEKLGYKLYASLGTADFYNDHGITVESIEWAYDDIGEITSKGQLNNMADFLAHKQLDLVINLPMRHGGARRVSSFSTHGYRTRRMAVDYAVPLITDIKCAKLLVEALRLVGKAPKMKPHVDCITSRRLVRIPGLIDVHVHLREPGGTHKEDFASGTAAALSGGVTMVLAMPNTQPTITDKAALHLIKDLAKKGARCDYGIFMGASATNFEEIIELAPHVVGLKMYLNETFTTLKLDGIQQWLKHFEHWPKGVPICVHAEGRTTAAIILLASLNNRSVHVCHVATRDEIEIIKAAKKKGLPVTCEVCPHHLFLTANDMSTFGSKGEVRPRLASPEDQQALWDNLDVIDCFATDHAPHTLEEKMSDNSPPGYPGLETMLPLLLTAVNKGQLTLQDVVNKCHHNPKRIFRLPDQSNTYVEIDLEEEWVLPAANVFSKAKWSPFAGRKVKGAVKRVVLHGEVVYIDGSIIAQPGFGQDVREPVDESNFSIPHMEFSDLGDPRVTRSGAYTGSGSQTSGAGEDDVHFHRHTSETRELYGQMFSELGIPKIRSLSVGPTLPTLRVSHPQQHLNESSPVGRPVSPASRAYDSSILSPPQVKGISARPVSPAAPQPTSSSFSGSAALPHHGLQGHCILTVDMFSKEQLNAIFNLAQTFRLCVQKERSLDHILKGKIMASIFYEVSTRTSCSFSAAMQRLGGRVIYMDESSSSVKKGETLEDSITVMASYSDVVVLRHPEPGAVGRAAGRSSRPLINAGDGTGEHPTQALLDVFTIREEIGTVNGLTITMVGDLKHGRTVHSLARLLTLYNVHLRYVSPANLGMPNEVMDYIGSRGIPQTNFSSLEDALPETDVLYMTRIQRERFATQEEYDKACGHFVVTPHLMRLAKRRMVVMHPLPRVFEISPDFDSDPRAAYFRQAEAGMYVRMAILAMVLGKC